A part of Vigna radiata var. radiata cultivar VC1973A chromosome 11, Vradiata_ver6, whole genome shotgun sequence genomic DNA contains:
- the LOC106776800 gene encoding histone chaperone ASF1-like, with protein MVLQMADRSTKKPYCVVEDVVAQIDKLKFPVDFVVTEMGEDFDTRGPSSLHLGPITRQMARQLQQELNKPTPEDLKIPLILGRPFMKTAKVLINVDDGVLVLKDQDEEVIFNVFNDEQSVQVKKTSPKVVEEDPLVISPKAAKPDKGGKNCFFSQASGGARPSGAAAMEEDDDDDEDEDEDEEEDEDDEDFDDSRG; from the exons ATGGTGTTGCAAATGGCGGACAGGTCTACCAAGAAGCCCTATTGTGTGGTGGAAGATGTAGTGGCTCAAATTGATAAACTGAAATTCCCAGTGGATTTTGTGGTGACGGAGATGGGGGAAGATTTTGATACGCGGGGTCCTAGCAGTCTGCATCTAGGTCCTATAACAAGACAGATGGCTCGACAACTACAGCAGGAACTTAACAAGCCAACACCAGAAG ATTTGAAGATTCCTCtcattcttggaaggccattcATGAAGACGGCCAAAGTTCTCATCAATGTAGATGATGGAGTTCTAGTGCTTAAAGATCAAGATGAGGAGGTGATTTTCAATGTCTTTAATGATGAACAGTCGGTTCAAGTGAAGAAGACTAGTCCTAAAGTTGTAGAGGAAGATCCATTAGTTATTAGTCCTAAAGCTGCTAAACCAGACAAGGGAggtaaaaattgtttcttttcacag GCTAGTGGAGGAGCTAGACCATCTGGAGCTGCAGCTATGGAGGAGGACgacgatgatgatgaggatgaggatgaagatgaagaggaagacgaAGATGATGAGGATTTTGATGATAGCAGGGGCTGA